One region of Oryza sativa Japonica Group chromosome 5, ASM3414082v1 genomic DNA includes:
- the LOC4338669 gene encoding aP2-like ethylene-responsive transcription factor SMOS1 translates to MASPGPAAGMQQKLEAAAAAAGGGDGAEWGRGMQKMEAVGAGGEGVGAGAEQVAPPPRRPVAARKERVCTAKERISRMPPCAAGKRSSIYRGVTRHRWTGRYEAHLWDKSTWNQNQNKKGKQVYLGAYDDEEAAARAYDLAALKYWGAGTQINFPVSDYARDLEEMQMISKEDYLVSLRRKSSAFSRGLPKYRGLPRQLHNSRWDASLGHLLGNDYMSLGKDITLDGKFAGTFGLERKIDLTNYIRWWLPKKTRQSDTSKMEEVTDEIRAIESSMQRTEPYKFPSLGLHSNSKPSSVVLSACDILSQSDAFKSFSEKSTKLSEECTFSKEMDEGKTVTPVPATGHDTTAVNMNVNGLLVQRAPYTLPSVTAQMKNTWNPADPSADPLFWTNFILPASQPVTMATIATTTFAKNEVSSSDPFHGQE, encoded by the exons ATGGCGTCCCCCGGCCCCGCCGCGGGGATGCAGCAGAAGctggaggcggctgcggcggcggcggggggaggagaCGGGGCGGAGTGGGGCCGGGGAATGCAGAAGATGGAGGCGGTGGGAGCGGGGGGAGAGGgggtgggggcgggggcggagcaggtggcgccgccgccgaggaggcccGTGGCGGCGCGGAAGGAGAGGGTGTGCACGGCCAAGGAGCGTATCAGCCGCATGCCGCCCTGCGCCGCCGGGAAGCGCAGCTCCATCTACCGCGGCGTCACCCG GCATAGGTGGACAGGCCGATATGAAGCTCACCTCTGGGATAAAAGCACATGGAATCAGAATCAGAACAAAAAAGGGAAACAAG TATATTTAG GTGCATATGATGATGAAGAGGCTGCAGCAAGAGCTTATGACCTTGCTGCATTGAAATACTGGGGAGCTGGGACACAAATAAACTTTCCT GTCTCTGATTATGCAAGAGATCTTGAGGAAATGCAGATGATCTCCAAGGAGGATTATCTTGTGTCTCTTCGGAG AAAGAGCAGTGCCTTTTCCAGGGGTTTACCAAAATATCGCGGCCTTCCTAG GCAGCTCCATAATTCCAGATGGGATGCTTCTTTGGGACACTTGCTTGGCAATGACTACATGAGCCTAG GGAAGGACATCACGCTGGATGGGAAATTTGCAGGAACCTTTGGCTTAGAGAGGAAAATTGATCTGACAAATTACATAAGGTGGTGGCTCCCAAAAAAGACACGGCAGTCAGATACATCTAAAATGGAAGAGGTTACTGATGAAATCCGTGCTATTGAAAGTTCAATGCAACGGACTGAGCCTTATAAGTTTCCTTCCCTTGGCCTCCATTCTAACTCAAAGCCCTCTTCCGTGGTCCTATCAGCATGTGATATCTTATCTCAGTCTGATGCCTTCAAAAGCTTCTCAGAAAAATCTACAAAACTATCTGAAGAATGTACTTTTAGCAAAGAAATGGATGAAGGAAAGACAGTTACCCCAGTACCTGCAACTGGACATGACACAACTGCAGTTAACATGAACGTGAATGGGTTGCTTGTGCAAAGAGCTCCATACACATTGCCCTCTGTTACTGCACAAATGAAAAATACCTGGAACCCTGCTGATCCTTCTGCGGACCCTCTTTTCTGGACCAACTTCATCCTGCCAGCAAGTCAACCTGTCACGATGGCAACAATAGCAACAACAACG TTTGCAAAGAATGAGGTGAGTTCAAGTGATCCATTCCATGGTCAAGAGTGA